From Weissella diestrammenae, a single genomic window includes:
- the truA gene encoding tRNA pseudouridine(38-40) synthase TruA: MPRYRAIIAYDGTDFYGWQVQPGKRTVQGELEKAVNQMAKNPEIPIRVQGSGRTDAGVHALGQVVHFDLPYQIPANGVRKGLATMLPFDIGIEQVDIVADDFHAQYSAHTKTYRYQLSNREFRAPFRRNYTGYWPRRLDYDKMAQAIPDYLGEHDWISFAASGFQAKTTVRTVTDVKISQEPATQEITFEFTGTGFLYNQIRIMVGVLLEIGMGTRPVDDIPRLLAAKDRQQARLTAPASGLYLKSVDY, from the coding sequence ATGCCAAGATATCGTGCAATAATTGCATATGACGGAACAGACTTTTATGGCTGGCAGGTTCAGCCAGGAAAGCGAACGGTTCAAGGAGAATTAGAAAAAGCAGTTAATCAAATGGCTAAGAATCCTGAGATACCGATTCGTGTGCAGGGCTCAGGTCGTACTGATGCGGGGGTGCATGCGCTTGGACAAGTCGTACATTTTGATTTACCTTATCAGATTCCCGCTAATGGTGTACGCAAAGGGTTGGCAACTATGCTACCTTTTGATATTGGTATTGAACAGGTTGATATTGTGGCAGATGATTTTCATGCGCAATATAGCGCGCATACGAAAACATATCGTTATCAATTATCAAATCGTGAATTCCGAGCGCCATTTCGTCGGAATTATACTGGTTATTGGCCAAGACGCTTAGACTATGACAAAATGGCCCAAGCGATACCTGATTACTTAGGTGAACATGATTGGATTAGTTTTGCTGCATCTGGTTTTCAAGCGAAAACGACGGTTCGAACGGTAACTGACGTTAAAATCAGTCAGGAACCAGCAACCCAAGAAATAACATTCGAATTTACAGGCACCGGTTTTTTGTATAATCAGATTCGAATTATGGTGGGTGTCTTATTGGAAATTGGTATGGGCACTCGGCCGGTTGACGATATTCCACGACTACTTGCAGCTAAGGATCGACAACAAGCACGTTTAACAGCACCGGCAAGTGGTTTGTATTTAAAGTCGGTTGATTATTAA
- a CDS encoding energy-coupling factor transporter transmembrane component T family protein, whose amino-acid sequence MFNKIIIGRFMPGNSWIHRLDARTKLIISILFIFVIFLATSVPAYLLAGLLTLVVIMMTGLGFKTFLRGIRPLLFLMLLTTFLQIFFVTTGTVLWQFGWIKVTTDGLINGAAIFVRFMLIIIFSTVLTLTTQPLEIADAMEALMKPLKRIGVPVAELALMISIALRFVPTLLDEAETIMNAQRARGVLFNEGHLIHRIKAFVPLLIPLFINAIKRAIELGDAMEARGYRGDTERTKYRVLTWQRQDTIAMAGFLLFVVILIGMKFIFG is encoded by the coding sequence ATGTTCAATAAAATCATTATTGGACGTTTCATGCCCGGTAATTCTTGGATTCATCGACTAGATGCACGTACCAAATTAATCATAAGTATTTTGTTTATTTTTGTGATTTTTTTGGCAACATCGGTTCCCGCTTATTTATTGGCCGGCTTGTTGACTCTTGTAGTCATCATGATGACAGGGTTGGGATTTAAAACATTTCTGCGCGGTATTCGGCCACTTTTATTTCTGATGTTGCTAACGACATTTCTGCAGATTTTTTTCGTGACCACGGGGACTGTACTGTGGCAATTTGGTTGGATTAAAGTAACGACTGACGGCCTGATTAATGGGGCGGCAATTTTTGTCCGTTTTATGTTAATCATTATTTTTTCTACTGTGTTGACGTTGACGACGCAACCGCTAGAAATCGCTGATGCCATGGAGGCTTTGATGAAGCCGTTGAAACGAATTGGCGTACCAGTCGCTGAACTAGCCTTGATGATTTCAATTGCTTTACGGTTTGTGCCAACGTTACTAGATGAGGCTGAAACGATTATGAATGCACAGCGTGCTCGTGGCGTTCTTTTTAATGAAGGACATCTAATTCATCGCATTAAAGCTTTTGTGCCACTATTGATTCCGCTTTTTATTAATGCGATAAAACGGGCCATTGAGTTAGGTGATGCAATGGAAGCACGAGGGTATCGTGGTGATACTGAGCGTACGAAGTATCGTGTGCTCACTTGGCAACGGCAGGATACAATCGCGATGGCTGGCTTTTTATTGTTTGTCGTGATATTGATTGGAATGAAATTTATTTTTGGCTGA
- the adhE gene encoding bifunctional acetaldehyde-CoA/alcohol dehydrogenase: MVDTIAPKKVKKVLTPEEKAARVAAAEKMTGDLVEKAQKALVEFATYSQEQVDKIVAAMALAGSENSLLLAHEAVEETGRGVVEDKDTKNRFASESVYNAIKNDKTVGVINEDRVTGKVELAAPLGVLAGIVPTTNPTSTTIFKSMLTAKTRNAIVFAFHPQAQKSSAHAAQIVYDAAVAAGAPKNFIQWVEKPSLEGTTALIQNRGIASILATGGPSMVNAALKSGNPSMGVGAGNGAVYVDATADVKRAVEDLLLSKRFDNGMICATENSVVIAAEVYDEFMKQLQEQGAYLVPKKDYKKVADAVFVPNAEGFGVQGPVAGMSGQWIAAKADIKMPADKDVLLFELDKKNIGEALSSEKLSPLLSIYKAASREEGIEIVRALLNYQGAGHNAAIQIGAQDDPFVKEYADAVEASRILVNQPDSIGGVGDIYTDALRPSLTLGTGSWGKNSLSHNLSTYDLLNIKTVARRRNRPQWVRLPKDIYYEANSITYLQDLPGVSRAFIVADPGMVQFGFVDKVLDQFNLSVTPVKTSLYGTVRPDPTMGQAVEIARQMADFKPDTVVLLGGGSALDAGKIARFLYEYSASHEGILNDDDALKSLFEELQQKFMDIRKRIVKFEHQSLTQMVAIPTTSGTGSEVTPFAVITDDETHVKYPLADYELTPQVAIVDPEFVMTVPKRTVAFSGMDALSHALESYVSVMSSEFTRPWALQAIRLIFENLENSYKYDPKHPTKEGHDARTKMHYASTLAGQSFANAFLGINHSLAHKTGGEFGLPHGLAISIAMPHVIRFNAVTGNVKRTPFPRYETYTAQKDYADIARFLGLTGKDDAALVDALIKKIENLAAALEIDLTLSGNGVAKKDLDSSIDKLMDLVYNDQCTPGNPRQPKLEEIRELLLAQY; the protein is encoded by the coding sequence ATGGTTGATACAATTGCACCTAAGAAAGTCAAAAAGGTTTTGACACCTGAAGAAAAAGCAGCGCGCGTTGCAGCTGCTGAGAAGATGACTGGTGATTTAGTTGAAAAGGCGCAAAAAGCGCTAGTTGAGTTTGCTACGTATTCACAAGAACAAGTTGATAAAATTGTTGCTGCGATGGCGCTTGCAGGTTCAGAAAACTCATTGTTATTAGCCCATGAGGCAGTTGAAGAAACTGGTCGTGGTGTTGTTGAAGACAAAGACACGAAGAACCGTTTTGCATCTGAATCAGTTTATAATGCCATTAAAAATGATAAAACAGTTGGGGTTATTAATGAAGATCGTGTCACAGGTAAAGTTGAATTGGCCGCACCGCTTGGTGTCTTGGCAGGAATTGTACCTACGACAAATCCAACATCAACAACGATTTTTAAATCAATGTTGACGGCTAAAACACGTAATGCGATTGTGTTCGCCTTCCATCCACAAGCACAAAAATCATCAGCACATGCGGCACAAATTGTTTATGATGCTGCGGTAGCTGCTGGTGCACCAAAGAATTTCATTCAATGGGTTGAAAAGCCTTCATTGGAAGGCACAACAGCTTTGATTCAAAATCGGGGGATTGCTTCAATCTTAGCAACTGGTGGGCCATCAATGGTTAATGCAGCGTTGAAGTCGGGTAACCCATCAATGGGTGTTGGTGCTGGAAACGGAGCCGTTTACGTTGATGCAACTGCTGATGTAAAGCGCGCGGTTGAAGATTTGTTGCTTTCAAAGCGTTTTGACAATGGTATGATTTGTGCGACTGAAAATTCAGTTGTCATTGCCGCTGAAGTTTACGATGAATTTATGAAACAGTTACAAGAACAAGGCGCATATTTGGTGCCAAAGAAAGATTATAAGAAGGTTGCTGATGCAGTCTTCGTACCAAATGCTGAAGGCTTTGGTGTACAAGGCCCTGTGGCTGGTATGTCAGGGCAATGGATTGCTGCAAAGGCTGATATTAAGATGCCAGCAGATAAAGATGTTTTACTTTTCGAATTAGATAAGAAAAACATTGGTGAAGCTTTGTCATCAGAAAAGTTGAGCCCATTGTTGTCAATTTATAAGGCCGCTTCACGTGAAGAAGGAATCGAGATTGTTCGCGCATTATTGAACTATCAAGGGGCTGGACACAATGCTGCTATTCAAATTGGTGCACAAGATGATCCATTTGTTAAAGAATATGCTGACGCCGTTGAAGCTTCACGTATTTTGGTAAATCAACCTGATTCAATCGGTGGGGTTGGTGATATCTATACAGACGCATTACGTCCATCATTAACACTTGGAACAGGATCATGGGGGAAGAATTCATTGTCACACAATCTTTCAACTTACGACTTATTGAACATCAAGACTGTTGCGCGCCGTCGCAATCGACCACAATGGGTTCGCTTGCCTAAGGACATTTACTATGAGGCAAATTCAATTACTTACTTGCAAGATTTGCCAGGTGTGAGCCGTGCATTTATCGTGGCTGACCCAGGTATGGTGCAATTTGGCTTTGTTGATAAGGTCCTTGACCAATTTAACTTGAGCGTAACACCAGTTAAAACGTCATTGTATGGTACAGTTCGACCTGACCCAACAATGGGGCAAGCAGTTGAAATTGCGCGCCAAATGGCTGATTTTAAGCCAGATACAGTTGTTTTGCTTGGTGGCGGTTCAGCTCTTGATGCTGGAAAGATTGCTCGTTTCTTGTACGAGTATTCAGCATCACATGAGGGTATCTTAAATGACGATGACGCATTGAAGAGCTTATTTGAAGAGTTACAACAGAAGTTTATGGATATCCGTAAGCGAATTGTGAAGTTTGAACACCAAAGTTTGACTCAAATGGTTGCCATTCCAACAACATCAGGAACTGGATCTGAAGTGACACCATTTGCGGTCATTACTGATGACGAAACACATGTTAAATATCCATTGGCAGATTACGAATTGACACCACAAGTTGCTATTGTGGATCCTGAGTTCGTTATGACTGTGCCAAAGCGGACAGTCGCCTTCTCTGGAATGGACGCTTTGTCACATGCCTTGGAGTCATATGTTTCAGTCATGTCATCTGAATTTACACGGCCATGGGCACTGCAAGCTATCCGTTTGATTTTTGAAAATCTTGAAAATTCATATAAATATGATCCTAAGCACCCAACTAAGGAAGGGCATGATGCACGGACAAAGATGCACTATGCATCAACTTTGGCTGGACAATCATTTGCGAATGCCTTCTTAGGAATTAATCACTCATTAGCCCACAAGACAGGTGGTGAATTTGGTTTGCCACACGGTTTGGCAATTTCAATTGCGATGCCACATGTCATCCGGTTTAATGCTGTGACAGGAAATGTTAAGCGGACACCATTCCCACGTTATGAGACCTACACAGCTCAAAAAGACTATGCAGACATTGCTCGTTTCTTGGGCTTGACTGGTAAAGATGACGCAGCATTGGTTGATGCTTTGATTAAGAAGATTGAAAACCTTGCTGCTGCATTGGAAATCGATTTGACTTTGTCAGGTAATGGGGTTGCGAAGAAGGATTTGGACAGTTCAATTGATAAGTTGATGGACTTGGTTTACAACGATCAATGTACACCAGGAAATCCCCGTCAACCAAAGCTAGAAGAGATTCGTGAATTGTTGTTAGCACAATACTAG
- a CDS encoding DUF1801 domain-containing protein, with translation MTPARDFETYFNDPALTGNQREMMQFVRQTVHILYPEVQERVAYAMPGFFPVGHTKATETLMLIMANKKWLGIYALPKFNQAYEQRLVELGLHFGKGSIQVPYDFPIDQLQSLLKQIIELNLKRNVE, from the coding sequence ATGACACCAGCACGTGATTTTGAAACGTATTTTAACGATCCGGCGTTGACTGGGAATCAACGTGAGATGATGCAATTTGTTCGACAAACTGTGCATATCCTTTATCCTGAAGTGCAAGAACGAGTTGCATATGCCATGCCCGGTTTTTTTCCTGTTGGGCATACAAAAGCAACAGAGACATTGATGCTCATCATGGCAAATAAGAAATGGCTAGGCATCTATGCTTTACCAAAGTTCAATCAAGCTTATGAACAACGGTTAGTTGAACTAGGATTGCACTTTGGCAAAGGCTCAATTCAAGTGCCGTATGATTTTCCAATTGATCAGCTGCAAAGCCTCTTGAAACAAATTATCGAGCTGAATTTGAAGCGAAATGTTGAATGA
- a CDS encoding NAD(P)/FAD-dependent oxidoreductase, which translates to MTKNIVIVGAGFAGVMTARKLARQLSNKKEYQIVLIDEHPFFTYRTSLHEVATKRIEPSDVQFDLRQLFIHQKNVKIVTANVTAIDKTTKIAETSTGSVPFEKLVIATGGQADADTPGASEFGYTLWTLNDAVRLRSHIEETVRQAAIELDPVVKKTMLNMVIVGAGFTGVQLAGDLLDERKELAAANNLSEHDIKVTLIEAESDILRQLGQVNLANKAEAYLAKQGANVLKNTRVVQVKAHEIILSDGTIMPTETLMWAAGVKAKDTLDYYGLETNEQGRFFVDDYSRIVGQENIYAVGDVATYQELARTNPDDPTTGWTIQNVDGAVSGADTAVANLVFDLTGKGTKKRFKGRYNGFVVTVGAHYGVAFVRRHISLSGFLASEYKHWSNIGFLLTLGSFYQVFQYLLREFFRTPHQRTSTQGNSSNMGNTLWTVPLRLITGIYLMITGAAIGGGFGMLFAGVGVALFLGFFTSIAGFLTMLLSFVMMGMSFSISALLLPFVGIALMNGVGRSFGLDHWVMPWVMKTIGTYLNGESKSSYNDLNE; encoded by the coding sequence ATGACAAAAAATATCGTCATTGTTGGTGCTGGCTTTGCCGGTGTCATGACCGCGCGAAAATTAGCGCGTCAACTATCAAATAAAAAAGAATATCAAATTGTATTAATCGACGAACATCCATTTTTCACTTATCGGACAAGTCTGCACGAGGTTGCAACTAAACGGATTGAACCAAGTGATGTTCAATTTGACTTGCGTCAATTATTTATTCATCAAAAAAATGTCAAGATTGTGACCGCCAATGTCACAGCAATTGATAAAACAACAAAAATTGCTGAAACATCAACTGGTAGTGTGCCTTTTGAGAAACTTGTCATCGCTACTGGCGGACAAGCTGATGCAGATACACCTGGGGCAAGTGAGTTTGGCTATACTTTGTGGACATTAAATGATGCCGTTCGTTTACGAAGCCATATTGAAGAAACAGTTCGGCAAGCGGCGATCGAATTGGATCCAGTGGTCAAAAAAACGATGTTAAATATGGTTATCGTCGGGGCTGGTTTCACAGGGGTGCAATTAGCTGGTGATTTACTTGATGAACGCAAGGAATTAGCAGCTGCTAATAATTTATCTGAACATGACATTAAAGTAACTCTCATTGAAGCTGAATCAGATATTCTGCGTCAATTAGGACAGGTGAATCTTGCCAATAAGGCTGAGGCGTACTTGGCTAAGCAAGGCGCTAATGTTTTAAAGAACACACGTGTTGTTCAAGTCAAAGCACATGAAATTATCCTCTCAGATGGAACGATAATGCCAACTGAAACGTTAATGTGGGCAGCTGGTGTTAAGGCCAAAGATACGTTAGATTATTATGGTTTAGAAACGAATGAGCAAGGCCGTTTCTTTGTGGACGACTATTCCCGAATTGTAGGACAGGAAAATATATATGCCGTAGGTGATGTCGCAACATATCAAGAATTAGCACGGACTAATCCGGATGACCCAACCACTGGATGGACCATTCAGAATGTGGACGGGGCAGTTTCAGGGGCTGATACGGCCGTTGCCAATCTCGTTTTTGATTTAACGGGTAAGGGTACTAAAAAGCGCTTTAAAGGGCGTTACAATGGGTTTGTTGTGACAGTTGGTGCGCATTATGGCGTTGCTTTTGTACGGCGGCATATTAGTTTGTCAGGTTTCTTAGCTAGTGAGTATAAACACTGGAGTAATATTGGCTTTTTGCTAACTTTGGGGTCATTTTACCAAGTCTTTCAATATCTCCTACGAGAGTTTTTCCGAACGCCACATCAACGCACATCAACGCAAGGTAATTCTTCCAATATGGGGAACACGTTATGGACGGTGCCGCTGCGTTTGATTACTGGTATTTATCTGATGATTACTGGTGCCGCAATTGGTGGTGGCTTTGGTATGCTTTTTGCTGGGGTTGGTGTCGCACTTTTCTTGGGATTTTTCACGAGTATCGCTGGCTTTTTGACGATGCTGCTGTCATTTGTCATGATGGGGATGTCCTTTTCAATTTCAGCCCTCTTGTTGCCCTTTGTTGGTATTGCTCTCATGAATGGGGTTGGTCGTTCATTTGGATTAGACCACTGGGTTATGCCATGGGTGATGAAAACAATTGGCACTTACTTGAATGGTGAAAGTAAATCAAGTTACAACGATTTAAATGAATAA
- a CDS encoding energy-coupling factor ABC transporter ATP-binding protein, which produces MATMIELKNVSYTYPEAETPALQDLSLTIDAGEWVAVIGHNGSGKSTLAKLLNYLLQPSAGEIRINGILAEPVNVWTIRDLVGMVFQNPDNQFVGATVADDVAFGLENRGIARDVMQQKVEQALRRVHMWKFAAREPARLSGGQKQRVAIASALVLAPQVLILDEATSMLDPKGRREMVQLVRELKQELGSALTVISITHDIEEAASANRVIVINDGSLIETGVPSVVFSDAKRLQSFGLDVPFAEQLKAKLAAKGVDVPDDYQTTEGMVNWIWQSISPK; this is translated from the coding sequence ATGGCAACAATGATTGAATTGAAAAATGTGTCATACACCTATCCTGAAGCAGAAACACCAGCATTACAGGATTTATCATTAACAATAGATGCTGGCGAGTGGGTTGCTGTCATTGGACATAATGGTTCGGGTAAGTCGACATTAGCCAAATTATTAAATTACTTACTACAGCCTAGTGCTGGTGAAATTAGAATCAATGGTATTTTGGCGGAACCTGTAAACGTCTGGACGATTCGTGATTTAGTTGGCATGGTTTTTCAAAATCCCGATAATCAGTTTGTTGGTGCTACGGTGGCCGATGACGTGGCATTTGGACTTGAAAATCGAGGCATCGCTCGAGATGTGATGCAACAAAAAGTTGAACAGGCATTGCGACGCGTGCATATGTGGAAGTTTGCAGCGCGTGAGCCAGCACGTCTGTCAGGCGGACAAAAACAACGGGTTGCGATTGCGAGTGCTTTGGTATTGGCACCGCAAGTTTTGATTTTAGATGAAGCAACGTCGATGCTCGATCCAAAAGGTCGGCGGGAAATGGTGCAATTAGTTCGAGAATTGAAACAAGAATTAGGCTCGGCATTGACGGTTATTTCAATTACGCATGATATTGAAGAAGCAGCGAGTGCTAATCGGGTGATTGTTATTAATGACGGGTCATTGATTGAAACCGGTGTACCGTCCGTAGTCTTTTCCGATGCCAAACGATTGCAGTCATTTGGATTAGATGTGCCGTTTGCTGAGCAATTAAAAGCAAAGTTGGCCGCAAAGGGTGTTGATGTACCTGATGATTACCAAACGACAGAAGGGATGGTAAATTGGATATGGCAATCAATTTCACCAAAGTAG
- a CDS encoding TrmH family RNA methyltransferase — protein sequence MTEIDLSHSNDYRNVTDYYKNMSDEAIRADLDTKRSDVVSIMQNLTHDFNKATAVRNSNAFATRKLIFLNPVNASFPDRTEGAKKWDRRGSVGTYNYEHVEHHRVTDYAAVFDQLHQEGYTIYAVDNIESYHPTNLFETQFPAKSAFIFGEEKIGLADDLIRAADAMIYIPQAGSVRSLNVSVAHGIIMAFYAAQHPNKK from the coding sequence ATGACTGAAATTGATTTATCGCATTCCAATGACTATCGCAACGTCACTGATTATTATAAAAATATGTCTGACGAGGCAATTCGTGCGGATTTAGATACCAAAAGAAGCGACGTGGTTTCAATCATGCAAAACCTCACTCATGATTTTAACAAGGCCACTGCCGTTCGCAATAGCAATGCTTTTGCGACGCGTAAATTAATCTTTTTAAATCCTGTTAATGCGTCATTCCCCGATCGCACAGAAGGTGCAAAAAAATGGGACCGACGCGGATCAGTTGGCACTTATAATTATGAACACGTTGAACATCATCGTGTGACAGACTATGCAGCCGTCTTTGATCAATTACACCAAGAAGGTTATACCATTTATGCGGTTGATAATATTGAAAGCTATCACCCAACCAACCTTTTTGAAACCCAATTCCCCGCCAAGTCAGCTTTTATTTTCGGTGAAGAAAAGATTGGGCTGGCCGATGACCTGATTCGTGCTGCTGATGCCATGATTTATATTCCACAAGCTGGCAGTGTGCGATCACTCAATGTATCCGTTGCCCACGGTATTATCATGGCTTTCTATGCGGCCCAACATCCGAACAAAAAATGA
- a CDS encoding energy-coupling factor transporter ATPase — protein sequence MAINFTKVGFTYQVDTPFATPGLYDVNFTMPENQFTAVIGHTGSGKSTMVQLLDGLVLPNQGQIKIAEMTLDANTKASATNQIRRHVGLVFQFPEAQLFEQTVLQDVMFGPKNFGKTDVQAKAIAIDALRTVGMAEKFDQRSPFELSGGQMRRVAIAGVLALEPEILILDEPTAGLDPQGQNELMALFARLQRERQMTLILVTHQMEFVAQYADHVVVFENGTVVKEGDAKLIFSDAEWLQNKQLDVPMAKKFADALAGKGVLLDNVLNIDALVAQLVPRLKEAQHVQ from the coding sequence ATGGCAATCAATTTCACCAAAGTAGGCTTTACATATCAAGTAGATACGCCGTTTGCAACGCCGGGGTTATATGATGTGAATTTCACAATGCCAGAAAATCAATTCACCGCTGTTATTGGACATACTGGTTCAGGAAAATCAACAATGGTACAACTATTGGATGGTCTTGTTTTACCAAATCAAGGTCAGATTAAAATTGCCGAAATGACTTTGGATGCGAATACTAAAGCGTCAGCGACTAATCAGATTCGACGGCATGTGGGATTAGTTTTTCAATTTCCCGAAGCACAATTATTTGAACAGACCGTATTACAAGATGTGATGTTTGGGCCAAAGAATTTTGGAAAAACTGATGTGCAGGCTAAAGCTATTGCGATAGATGCGTTACGTACGGTTGGCATGGCCGAGAAATTTGATCAGCGCTCGCCATTTGAATTATCCGGTGGACAAATGCGCCGAGTTGCAATTGCTGGTGTGCTTGCGCTCGAACCAGAAATATTGATTCTAGATGAACCAACGGCTGGTTTAGATCCACAAGGGCAAAATGAATTGATGGCTTTGTTTGCACGTTTGCAAAGGGAACGACAAATGACGCTGATTTTAGTTACTCATCAAATGGAGTTTGTGGCGCAATACGCTGACCACGTGGTTGTTTTTGAAAATGGCACTGTGGTTAAAGAAGGTGACGCTAAATTGATTTTTTCTGATGCTGAATGGTTACAAAATAAGCAATTAGATGTACCGATGGCAAAAAAATTTGCTGATGCATTAGCTGGTAAAGGGGTGCTCTTAGATAACGTTTTGAATATTGATGCGTTGGTAGCGCAACTTGTACCACGTTTAAAGGAGGCACAACATGTTCAATAA